In a genomic window of Epinephelus lanceolatus isolate andai-2023 chromosome 3, ASM4190304v1, whole genome shotgun sequence:
- the hemgn gene encoding hemogen isoform X2, whose protein sequence is MEETLQQETQESEYKNPNEDQGGIRRRLRDRDLLRKRKAEAEEKETNQVERQRKRPRADGGMKRRGRPRKSEPPPEISVILEEAENPPDAPAVVVVPEPAEFIPDQTPGSLTPSLAVEPQPPTVLATPAPPLVFGSIQSPIFAPTLTSPAFVDPTPASFSPSALAPSLAAALDMAPIPVQESPVQDSAPAPAPDTVPAPAVTQAPVPAADPAPPTAPPQVTFYSESQGREPLAPVLIEDLGPDEEEDIAPSQDKKADEELTETPLINVSEQNETFSTLTLTSTPPPQRYFPGF, encoded by the exons ATGGAGGAGACGTTGCAACAAGAGACACAAGAGTCGGAATATAAAAATCCCAATGAGGACCAAG gTGGGATCCGTCGCAGGTTGCGAGACAGGGACCTTCTCAGGAAGAGAAAGGCTGAAGCAGAAGAGAAGGAGACTAACCA ggtggagagacagaggaaaagaCCCAGGGCTGATGGTGGCATGAAGAGGAGGGGAAGGCCCAGGAAGAGCGAGCCCCCACCGGAGATATCTGTCATTCTGGAGGAGGCAGAAAACCCTCCAGATGCTCCTGCAGTAGTGGTGGTGCCTGAGCCTGCTGAGTTCATCCCAGATCAAACACCAGGCTCTCTGACGCCCTCACTTGCTGTGGAACCACAACCTCCAACTGTCCTTGCCACCCCGGCTCCTCCACTGGTGTTTGGATCCATCCAAAGCCCCATCTTTGCTCCCACTCTGACGTCTCCAGCTTTCGTTGACCCGACACCAGCCTCTTTTTCACCATCAGCTCTGGCTCCATCTCTAGCTGCAGCTCTGGATATGGCGCCAATCCCTGTCCAAGAATCACCTGTCCAAGattcagctccagctccagctccagacACTGTCCCAGCTCCAGCTGTGACCCAAGCCCCTGTTCCAGCTGCAGATCCTGCTCCTCCCACAGCTCCTCCCCAGGTGACCTTCTACTCAGAGTCTCAAGGCAGGGAGCCCCTTGCCCCAGTCCTGATTGAGGACTTGGGCCCAGATGAGGAAGAAGACATTGCTCCATCTCAAGACAAAAAGGCTGATGAAG agttgACTGAGACACCGTTGATCAACGTATCCGAACAAAACGAAACGTTCTCAACTCTAACCTTGACCTCAACGCCTCCTCCACAAAGATATTTCCCAGGATTCTAA
- the hemgn gene encoding hemogen isoform X1: MEETLQQETQESEYKNPNEDQGGIRRRLRDRDLLRKRKAEAEEKETNQWVLGVERQRKRPRADGGMKRRGRPRKSEPPPEISVILEEAENPPDAPAVVVVPEPAEFIPDQTPGSLTPSLAVEPQPPTVLATPAPPLVFGSIQSPIFAPTLTSPAFVDPTPASFSPSALAPSLAAALDMAPIPVQESPVQDSAPAPAPDTVPAPAVTQAPVPAADPAPPTAPPQVTFYSESQGREPLAPVLIEDLGPDEEEDIAPSQDKKADEELTETPLINVSEQNETFSTLTLTSTPPPQRYFPGF; the protein is encoded by the exons ATGGAGGAGACGTTGCAACAAGAGACACAAGAGTCGGAATATAAAAATCCCAATGAGGACCAAG gTGGGATCCGTCGCAGGTTGCGAGACAGGGACCTTCTCAGGAAGAGAAAGGCTGAAGCAGAAGAGAAGGAGACTAACCAGTGGGTTTTGGG ggtggagagacagaggaaaagaCCCAGGGCTGATGGTGGCATGAAGAGGAGGGGAAGGCCCAGGAAGAGCGAGCCCCCACCGGAGATATCTGTCATTCTGGAGGAGGCAGAAAACCCTCCAGATGCTCCTGCAGTAGTGGTGGTGCCTGAGCCTGCTGAGTTCATCCCAGATCAAACACCAGGCTCTCTGACGCCCTCACTTGCTGTGGAACCACAACCTCCAACTGTCCTTGCCACCCCGGCTCCTCCACTGGTGTTTGGATCCATCCAAAGCCCCATCTTTGCTCCCACTCTGACGTCTCCAGCTTTCGTTGACCCGACACCAGCCTCTTTTTCACCATCAGCTCTGGCTCCATCTCTAGCTGCAGCTCTGGATATGGCGCCAATCCCTGTCCAAGAATCACCTGTCCAAGattcagctccagctccagctccagacACTGTCCCAGCTCCAGCTGTGACCCAAGCCCCTGTTCCAGCTGCAGATCCTGCTCCTCCCACAGCTCCTCCCCAGGTGACCTTCTACTCAGAGTCTCAAGGCAGGGAGCCCCTTGCCCCAGTCCTGATTGAGGACTTGGGCCCAGATGAGGAAGAAGACATTGCTCCATCTCAAGACAAAAAGGCTGATGAAG agttgACTGAGACACCGTTGATCAACGTATCCGAACAAAACGAAACGTTCTCAACTCTAACCTTGACCTCAACGCCTCCTCCACAAAGATATTTCCCAGGATTCTAA